Proteins encoded together in one Flavobacteriales bacterium window:
- the ung gene encoding uracil-DNA glycosylase codes for MATAAPRTAELGSGWTRVLGPELEKPYFQALKDFLVAERAGHRVYPAGRDIFHAFARTPFDAVRVVILGQDPYHGPGQAHGLCFSVPPGVPPPPSLVNIFSELERDLGIDRPAHGDLGHWADQGVLLLNATLTVRAEQAASHQRRGWETFTDTAIRALATERSGLVFLLWGRHAQQKETLIPPDRHYILKAPHPSPLSAHRGFIGCGHFSATNEILQAQGLAPIDWRT; via the coding sequence ATGGCTACAGCAGCCCCTCGAACCGCTGAGCTCGGATCCGGCTGGACGCGCGTGCTCGGCCCGGAACTGGAGAAGCCTTACTTCCAGGCCTTGAAGGACTTTCTGGTGGCCGAACGCGCGGGGCACAGGGTGTACCCGGCCGGGCGCGACATCTTCCACGCCTTCGCGCGAACACCCTTCGACGCGGTCCGCGTGGTCATCCTGGGGCAGGACCCCTATCATGGGCCGGGCCAGGCCCATGGCCTGTGCTTCAGCGTGCCACCCGGTGTGCCACCTCCTCCTTCACTCGTGAACATTTTCTCCGAACTGGAACGCGATCTCGGGATCGACCGGCCCGCCCACGGTGACCTGGGCCATTGGGCCGATCAAGGGGTGCTGCTGCTGAACGCCACCCTCACCGTCCGCGCCGAGCAGGCCGCATCGCATCAACGTCGCGGTTGGGAAACCTTCACCGACACGGCCATCCGAGCACTGGCCACCGAACGGAGCGGGCTTGTGTTCCTGTTGTGGGGCCGGCACGCCCAGCAGAAGGAAACGCTCATCCCACCGGACCGGCACTACATCCTGAAGGCCCCGCACCCCAGCCCCTTATCCGCCCATCGGGGGTTCATCGGTTGCGGCCACTTCTCGGCCACCAACGAGATCCTCCAGGCCCAAGGCCTGGCCCCCATCGACTGGCGCACATGA
- a CDS encoding OsmC family protein encodes MSTSTVRYLGELRTEAAHTRSGATIITDAPPDNHGRGEAFSPTDLLSTALACCLMTVMGIRARDKGYPLNGLSANVTKHMVTGPRRVSKIEVDIRLDGTGLDPAMRSELEEVARTCPVALSLREDLVQVLRFSYY; translated from the coding sequence ATGAGCACTTCAACCGTCCGATATCTCGGTGAGCTTCGCACCGAGGCCGCCCACACTCGCAGCGGGGCCACCATCATCACCGATGCCCCACCGGACAATCACGGGCGCGGCGAGGCCTTTTCGCCCACCGACCTGTTGAGCACCGCGCTGGCCTGCTGCCTGATGACGGTGATGGGCATCCGGGCACGCGACAAGGGGTATCCGCTGAACGGCCTGTCCGCGAACGTGACCAAGCACATGGTCACTGGACCGCGCCGGGTCTCGAAGATCGAGGTGGACATCCGCTTGGACGGCACCGGACTTGACCCGGCCATGAGGTCGGAGCTGGAGGAGGTGGCGCGAACCTGCCCGGTGGCGCTCAGCCTGCGGGAGGACCTCGTTCAGGTCCTTCGGTTCTCTTACTATTGA